One genomic region from bacterium encodes:
- a CDS encoding glycine zipper 2TM domain-containing protein, whose translation MYKKIIIYFFMGFMVFALTGCQTPLTGSSYERGEARKMHSVYLGTVIGVNDVVIQGESGPVGTITGAAAGAAAGHAIGKGASRGTATVIGGVVGAVAGGAVEQKVSTKEGIEITVQLEDGKIVAIVQEKAPGEYYRKGDNVQIVYSANGTARVKHY comes from the coding sequence ATGTATAAGAAAATCATTATATATTTTTTTATGGGGTTTATGGTATTTGCTTTAACGGGTTGCCAAACACCTCTTACTGGTTCCAGTTATGAAAGGGGTGAAGCAAGAAAAATGCACTCTGTCTATTTGGGAACTGTTATTGGTGTAAACGATGTTGTTATACAAGGTGAGTCTGGACCTGTTGGTACTATCACTGGTGCGGCGGCAGGGGCAGCAGCTGGCCACGCTATAGGTAAGGGGGCAAGTAGAGGCACTGCAACAGTTATTGGTGGGGTAGTTGGGGCAGTTGCAGGCGGGGCTGTAGAGCAAAAAGTCAGTACTAAAGAAGGCATAGAGATAACTGTGCAACTTGAAGATGGAAAGATTGTTGCTATAGTACAAGAGAAAGCCCCAGGCGAGTATTATAGAAAAGGAGATAACGTTCAGATAGTCTATTCTGCTAATGGAACTGCAAGAGTAAAGCATTATTGA